In one window of Miscanthus floridulus cultivar M001 chromosome 12, ASM1932011v1, whole genome shotgun sequence DNA:
- the LOC136496708 gene encoding salutaridine reductase-like, producing the protein MEGAISTFPSARIAVVTGGNKGIGLEVCRQLAKNGITVVLTARDETRGAAAVEELREQGLSDVMFHQLDITDASSIARLADFLKTRFGRLDILINNAAFGGVEYARDPADGSVTSEEELSGMDRDQRLEWLWRNTRETYDAAKKGLQTNYYGTKHVIEALLPLLQASSDGRIVNVSSDFGLLRFFRNEELKQELYNVDKLTEERLDELLDMFLKDFEAGEVDERGWPAAFAAYKVAKVAMNAYSRILAAKQPALRVNCVHPGYIKTDITLHSGLLTPEEGAGNVVKVALLPQGGVTGAFFEDGEEASFV; encoded by the exons ATGGAGGGAGCCATCTCTACTTTCCCAAGCGCAAG GATTGCTGTGGTCACCGGCGGAAACAAAGGTATTGGGCTAGAGGTGTGCCGGCAGCTGGCCAAGAATGGCATCACCGTTGTGTTAACAGCTAGGGACGAAACGAGGGGCGCGGCTGCCGTCGAGGAGCTCAGAGAGCAGGGCCTTTCCGATGTCATGTTCCACCAGCTAGACATCACAGATGCATCGAGCATTGCTAGGCTAGCCGATTTCTTGAAGACCCGTTTTGGGAGGCTAGACATTCTG ATAAATAATGCTGCATTTGGTGGCGTCGAATACGCCCGGGATCCTGCTGATGGTTCAGTAACAAGCGAAGAAGAG TTAAGTGGCATGGATAGGGATCAGAGGCTTGAATGGTTGTGGAGAAATACCAGGGAGACTTATGACGCCGCAAAGAAAGGCCTGCAGACAAACTACTACGGCACGAAGCATGTGATCGAAGCGTTACTGCCTCTGCTCCAAGCATCCTCTGATGGAAGAATTGTTAACGTCTCTTCCGACTTTGGGCTCCTTAGG TTTTTCAGAAACGAGGAGCTGAAGCAAGAGCTGTACAACGTTGACAAGCTAACCGAGGAGAGGCTGGACGAGCTGCTGGACATGTTCCTGAAAGACTTTGAGGCCGGCGAGGTTGACGAGCGTGGGTGGCCAGCAGCCTTTGCGGCGTACAAGGTGGCCAAGGTGGCCATGAACGCGTACTCGAGGATCCTGGCGGCAAAGCAACCGGCGCTGCGCGTCAACTGCGTTCATCCTGGCTACATCAAGACTGATATAACCTTACACTCCGGGCTCCTGACGCCCGAGGAAGGCGCGGGCAACGTGGTGAAGGTGGCGCTGCTGCCGCAAGGCGGGGTCACCGGCGCCTTCTTTGAAGACGGCGAGGAGGCGTCGTTCGTGTGA